A stretch of the Thiomicrorhabdus indica genome encodes the following:
- a CDS encoding substrate-binding periplasmic protein → MQHHSRFFYSITLSLLVSLNASADTLRIATDEWCPYDCIASQNNGKVGYLGDMLVEALKKHGHDVEFVEVSYSRGLTLVREGKLDATQACFREEAPDFIMPSNPQGISNSTFFSLKTNEWRYQGLESLKQAKMIGVIKGYDYVDPEVMGYINQNPNNVLAITGEKPLERLLEMLLAGRLTTIIEDKSVFEYKLQQMGKSEFVQISGNTPVVIDVYTGFSPANENSKIYAQILDEEIENMRKSGRLKEILSTYGMQDWKTNP, encoded by the coding sequence ATGCAACATCATTCTCGCTTTTTTTACTCGATTACTTTAAGTCTTCTTGTGTCGCTGAATGCTTCTGCAGATACGCTTAGAATTGCAACGGATGAATGGTGTCCCTACGACTGTATTGCCTCTCAAAACAATGGAAAAGTTGGTTATCTAGGAGATATGTTAGTCGAAGCTCTAAAAAAACACGGTCATGACGTTGAATTCGTTGAGGTCTCTTACTCTCGTGGCCTTACTCTAGTCAGAGAAGGCAAATTAGATGCAACTCAAGCATGTTTTAGAGAAGAAGCTCCTGATTTCATTATGCCCTCAAACCCACAAGGTATTAGCAACAGCACTTTTTTTAGTCTTAAAACCAATGAATGGCGTTATCAAGGTCTCGAATCGCTGAAACAGGCAAAAATGATTGGCGTCATTAAAGGTTATGACTATGTTGATCCCGAGGTAATGGGCTATATCAACCAAAACCCAAATAATGTTCTTGCAATCACCGGTGAGAAACCACTAGAGCGGCTGCTAGAAATGTTACTGGCTGGTCGTTTAACAACGATTATCGAAGATAAAAGTGTTTTTGAATATAAACTCCAGCAAATGGGTAAATCTGAATTTGTTCAGATTTCTGGAAATACACCTGTTGTGATCGATGTCTATACTGGCTTTTCTCCAGCAAACGAAAACTCTAAAATCTATGCCCAAATTTTAGATGAGGAGATTGAAAATATGCGCAAATCAGGAAGGCTAAAAGAAATTCTTTCCACTTATGGAATGCAGGATTGGAAAACCAATCCTTAA
- a CDS encoding diguanylate cyclase, producing the protein MSFRHSIALHLLTVIFSFYFLVAIIVTVIQLYKEYENTKKSFYHEIQLLPTTFGQGISDSVWTYNQELLHSILQGVYNSPIVVGIKVESFDHKMDYKIGSILDENNQTHYYDTENHPSSSPETGIGADALFGHTFPITYQGPAFKDPQPLGEVTIYSNERLVFERVKYGFFLILINSVIKTLALWFIIYYFIKRYLGKPLNEFTRKIKQQDINQPSLISLDISWSENNEILLLKDSYNQMICSLQKHQKALEVLNAELDNKVKERTKELVKAKEAAEKLAYTDMLTEVKTRRAFFELGQQQLQNARRHHFTTTIIMVDIDHFKKINDLHGHATGDRVLQSFAKTLKDSCRASDLIGRFGGEEFAILLPQTDLKGGFHVAEKIRESVSNTQLTENNQTIRFTASFGVAEITDQNFNLEKILAQADKALYVAKDQGRNQVVAYNNTLMNLTPGQ; encoded by the coding sequence ATGTCATTTCGCCACTCCATAGCCCTTCACCTATTAACGGTTATTTTTAGTTTTTATTTTTTAGTGGCCATTATCGTTACAGTAATTCAGCTCTATAAAGAGTACGAAAATACAAAAAAAAGTTTTTATCATGAAATCCAACTGCTGCCCACTACTTTTGGTCAAGGCATTAGTGACTCAGTCTGGACTTATAATCAAGAATTACTACATTCTATTCTACAAGGTGTTTATAACAGTCCGATTGTAGTCGGAATTAAAGTCGAATCATTTGATCATAAAATGGATTATAAGATTGGTTCGATTTTGGATGAAAATAACCAAACGCATTATTACGATACAGAAAACCATCCAAGTTCTTCACCAGAAACAGGCATAGGCGCTGATGCATTATTCGGTCACACATTTCCCATTACCTATCAAGGCCCTGCATTTAAAGACCCCCAACCACTTGGAGAAGTAACTATTTATTCCAATGAACGATTGGTCTTTGAAAGGGTCAAATATGGCTTTTTTCTTATCCTTATCAACTCGGTCATCAAAACACTTGCGCTGTGGTTTATTATTTACTACTTCATCAAACGCTACCTCGGAAAACCGCTTAATGAATTTACACGCAAGATAAAGCAACAAGATATCAATCAGCCGAGTCTAATTAGTCTGGATATCTCTTGGTCAGAGAATAACGAAATTCTATTATTGAAAGACAGTTATAACCAAATGATCTGTAGCTTGCAAAAACACCAAAAAGCACTGGAAGTTTTAAATGCTGAACTTGATAATAAGGTAAAAGAGCGGACAAAAGAGTTAGTTAAAGCAAAGGAAGCCGCTGAAAAACTTGCTTACACCGATATGCTAACCGAAGTCAAAACAAGACGAGCATTTTTTGAATTAGGTCAGCAACAGCTCCAGAATGCACGTCGCCATCACTTTACAACAACCATTATCATGGTCGATATTGACCATTTCAAAAAAATTAATGACCTTCATGGTCACGCAACTGGCGACCGAGTACTGCAAAGTTTTGCTAAAACTCTAAAAGACTCCTGCCGGGCCTCTGATTTAATTGGGCGGTTCGGAGGAGAAGAGTTTGCGATACTACTGCCTCAAACAGATCTTAAAGGCGGCTTCCATGTCGCAGAAAAAATTCGAGAATCTGTATCTAACACGCAGCTAACCGAAAATAATCAAACGATTCGGTTTACCGCCAGCTTCGGTGTTGCAGAAATAACAGATCAAAACTTTAATCTTGAAAAAATTCTGGCTCAAGCTGATAAGGCGCTTTATGTAGCCAAGGATCAAGGAAGAAATCAAGTGGTTGCCTATAACAACACATTGATGAATTTAACACCGGGTCAATAA
- the mfd gene encoding transcription-repair coupling factor, with translation MATKKSESNASLHPLNAIQSWLSHWQPKGHRSHFGAMQTPQSALLISQLYQQKPGFFVVMTSNSQIANKLQDYIQSFLGSEKKNDLLSFPEWETLPYDRFSPHQDLVSERLKTLYKLPQQKRGILVLPVSTLMQKVVPSDYVIAHSFLLKAGEILEPNSFASRLEANSYSRVSQVMEHGEFAIRGSIIDVFPMGSTLPFRIDLFDDEVESIRSFDPESQRSIDKIEQIELLPAKEIDLTENGLATFRNQFRTVFGEDRLQSEVYQAITQGQAIGGIEYYLPLFHEKLATLFDYFPEDTLFFDFDQLDEQIDLGWQNYEERFEIGRHNIQYPILAPENLIQNKTDFLTRLKHYHRISLHPEAHQKSVTTLFESVPIPNLALNAKSEYPLAALNSFFDQFLSENNPKQLNKIILSTETKGRRESLAQLLKEQLPARNFEVTDSWSATLTLIKESPATQIILTITPLQESFVNQTFAVISESDIVGQTVLQKRRRRKKHSDFDSAVANLIELNIGSPIVHFDHGVGRYKGLETMELSGEPQEFMKIEYADSANLYVPVSSLHLISRYTGATPETAPLHKLGTDKWDKAKQKAAEKARDVAAELLDIYAQRAAQKGTAFQTPDDAYNQFSKSFPFEETPDQYIAIRSVVEDMRSEKPMDRLVCGDVGFGKTEVAMRAAFIAAFDEKQVAMLVPTTLLAHQHLENFRNRFADWPMRIEVLSRFQTAKEQKQIQEDLAAGKIDIIIGTHKLIQKGVNYQNLGLIIIDEEHRFGVRQKEQLKKMRAQVDVLTMTATPIPRTLNMAMNDLRDLSIIATPPAKRLAVQTFVQEWNPEVVREACLREIRRGGQVYLLYNHVDRIEKMAQDIQELIPESAVSYAHGQMNERQLESVMEDFYHRRFNILVCTTIIETGIDIPTANTILIHQADKFGLAQLHQLRGRVGRSHHRAYAYLFTAGKSQLTSDAEKRLTAIAKHDTLGAGFMLASHDLEIRGAGELLGDGQSGQITEIGFTLYSEILERAVKALKSGKQPELSLSLETGCEVDIGEPALIPETYLPDVHSRLVLYKRIAAAESEAELQELRIEIIDRFGLFPDYVQNLLELSKVKIWVNDLGFKKVDISDEMIRIQFGPQPKIDPGKLIPLIQSQPKQFDLKGQTELKFFDTMPTIDERMKAFKHLLQQITLEE, from the coding sequence ATGGCTACCAAAAAATCTGAATCTAACGCATCATTACACCCACTCAATGCAATCCAATCCTGGCTTAGTCATTGGCAACCCAAAGGTCATCGCAGTCACTTTGGTGCCATGCAGACACCTCAAAGCGCCCTTTTAATATCGCAGCTTTATCAGCAGAAACCTGGTTTTTTTGTCGTGATGACAAGCAATTCACAAATAGCGAATAAACTGCAAGATTACATTCAGTCATTTTTGGGTAGCGAGAAAAAAAACGATCTGCTAAGTTTTCCAGAATGGGAAACACTGCCTTACGACCGTTTTTCACCTCATCAAGACCTAGTTTCCGAACGATTAAAAACACTTTACAAACTACCGCAACAGAAACGGGGAATTTTAGTTCTGCCCGTTTCAACCTTAATGCAAAAAGTTGTGCCCTCCGATTATGTCATCGCACATTCATTTTTGTTAAAAGCGGGTGAAATATTAGAACCTAATTCGTTTGCAAGTCGATTAGAGGCAAATAGCTACAGTCGCGTTAGTCAAGTCATGGAACATGGTGAATTTGCAATTCGAGGCTCGATCATTGATGTCTTTCCAATGGGTAGCACTTTGCCTTTTAGAATTGACTTATTTGATGATGAAGTCGAATCCATTCGAAGCTTTGACCCAGAAAGCCAAAGATCAATCGATAAAATCGAACAAATTGAACTGCTGCCGGCCAAAGAAATTGATCTGACAGAAAATGGCTTAGCTACTTTTCGAAATCAGTTTCGTACAGTGTTTGGTGAAGACCGTCTGCAATCCGAGGTTTATCAAGCCATCACCCAAGGTCAAGCCATTGGTGGTATTGAATACTACTTACCCTTATTTCACGAAAAACTTGCCACTTTATTTGATTACTTCCCCGAAGATACGCTATTTTTTGACTTTGATCAGCTAGATGAACAAATTGATTTAGGCTGGCAAAACTATGAAGAACGTTTTGAAATTGGTCGCCACAACATACAGTATCCAATTCTGGCACCTGAAAACCTTATCCAAAACAAAACGGATTTCTTAACCCGTCTCAAGCACTATCATCGAATTAGTCTGCACCCAGAAGCCCATCAAAAATCTGTAACGACTTTATTTGAATCTGTACCCATTCCCAACCTAGCATTGAATGCTAAAAGTGAATATCCGCTCGCAGCACTAAACAGTTTTTTTGACCAATTTTTGAGTGAGAATAATCCAAAGCAGCTTAATAAAATCATACTTTCCACCGAAACCAAAGGTCGTAGAGAAAGTTTGGCGCAACTTTTAAAAGAACAGCTGCCTGCAAGAAACTTTGAAGTCACAGATAGTTGGTCTGCAACTTTAACTCTCATCAAAGAGAGTCCTGCGACTCAAATTATCTTAACGATCACTCCATTACAAGAATCATTTGTTAATCAAACATTTGCGGTCATTAGTGAAAGCGATATTGTTGGCCAAACAGTTTTGCAAAAACGCCGACGCCGCAAAAAGCATTCAGACTTTGACAGTGCAGTCGCGAACTTGATAGAACTAAACATTGGTAGTCCAATTGTTCATTTTGATCATGGTGTTGGTCGATATAAGGGCCTTGAAACCATGGAATTGAGCGGTGAACCTCAAGAGTTCATGAAAATAGAATATGCCGACTCAGCCAACCTATATGTGCCTGTCAGCTCTCTGCACCTTATTAGTCGATACACGGGAGCAACTCCTGAAACAGCACCTTTGCACAAACTCGGTACGGATAAGTGGGATAAAGCTAAACAAAAAGCCGCCGAAAAGGCCCGTGATGTTGCCGCAGAGCTTCTTGATATTTATGCACAACGAGCTGCTCAAAAAGGCACGGCCTTCCAAACACCGGATGATGCCTACAATCAATTTTCTAAAAGCTTCCCATTTGAAGAAACCCCAGATCAATACATTGCAATTCGTTCAGTGGTTGAAGATATGCGTTCCGAAAAACCAATGGATCGCTTGGTCTGTGGTGATGTCGGTTTTGGTAAAACAGAAGTCGCCATGCGCGCTGCATTTATCGCTGCGTTTGATGAAAAGCAAGTTGCGATGCTTGTCCCTACAACCCTTTTAGCGCACCAGCATTTAGAAAACTTCAGGAATCGTTTTGCAGATTGGCCAATGAGAATTGAAGTCTTATCTCGTTTTCAAACAGCCAAAGAACAAAAGCAAATTCAAGAGGATTTAGCCGCTGGAAAAATCGATATTATCATTGGAACACACAAGCTCATTCAAAAAGGCGTCAACTACCAGAATCTCGGCTTGATCATTATTGATGAGGAACACCGCTTTGGTGTACGTCAAAAAGAACAGCTCAAAAAGATGCGCGCCCAAGTTGATGTCTTAACTATGACAGCAACCCCTATCCCACGAACCTTGAATATGGCAATGAACGATTTGCGTGATCTTTCCATTATTGCCACACCGCCGGCAAAACGTTTGGCGGTGCAAACCTTTGTCCAAGAGTGGAACCCAGAAGTCGTACGCGAGGCTTGTTTGCGTGAAATACGACGTGGCGGACAAGTGTATTTGCTCTACAATCATGTCGATCGTATCGAAAAGATGGCTCAAGACATTCAAGAACTGATTCCTGAATCAGCGGTAAGTTATGCACATGGTCAGATGAACGAACGACAACTAGAAAGCGTTATGGAAGACTTCTACCATCGACGTTTTAATATCTTAGTTTGCACCACCATTATTGAAACAGGGATTGATATTCCAACAGCCAACACCATTTTAATCCACCAGGCTGATAAATTTGGTTTAGCGCAGTTACACCAACTACGAGGTCGTGTTGGACGCTCTCATCACCGTGCTTATGCCTATTTATTTACAGCAGGAAAATCTCAACTGACTAGTGATGCGGAAAAGCGCTTAACAGCGATTGCCAAACACGATACGCTTGGTGCTGGGTTTATGCTGGCTAGTCACGATTTGGAAATTCGAGGGGCCGGTGAACTTTTAGGAGATGGACAGTCGGGGCAAATTACTGAAATCGGTTTTACGCTATACAGTGAAATTTTAGAACGTGCTGTAAAAGCACTTAAATCTGGTAAACAGCCTGAATTATCACTATCTCTCGAAACTGGGTGCGAAGTAGACATAGGAGAACCTGCTCTCATACCTGAAACCTATTTGCCGGATGTTCATAGTCGTTTAGTACTTTATAAACGTATTGCTGCCGCTGAATCTGAAGCTGAGTTACAAGAGCTACGTATTGAAATTATCGATCGCTTTGGCCTTTTCCCAGACTATGTTCAAAATCTGTTGGAACTATCCAAGGTAAAAATTTGGGTGAACGATTTAGGCTTCAAAAAAGTCGATATCAGTGACGAGATGATTCGCATTCAATTTGGACCACAACCAAAGATTGATCCTGGAAAGCTTATCCCTCTTATTCAGAGCCAGCCAAAGCAATTTGATCTTAAAGGACAAACCGAGTTGAAATTTTTCGATACAATGCCAACTATTGACGAGCGCATGAAAGCGTTTAAACACTTGCTACAGCAAATTACTTTAGAGGAATAA
- a CDS encoding MMPL family transporter, translating into MAHHKKMLGLFWLMLIVVSSIGVLTTDSSHLSVLWTAEDTFLRPLEVLFLSSVIISLFFGWQSESVKSGLLNLLFLNLAYIITIGLASWFDIYWGSLEFLALIIASTLVTANFIHLLSTLHREMARGLFQFDAVAEAVKLNHSPIFLSNLTTALGVICIAWFEPELAEMAWVISLGVLVSYLFSVTLFPWLLLTFFLEFRVGNSRDRQGFYQWMKKLEALTHYPILLPAIKIALALGFAVLFILFFSWMDNLHLLPAGSLAALGTFLVIMWGGLGMWWQQFSWSTAIVLTISLVAIVTNMIIAIMVMKFDFLPAGNIPEFLPNKDLFWLLMWIAPMGIVVDDLIHFFSRMKRAKSTVFASPKESVRFAMISVGRPILVTSITLVMVMLLIFFVSEPILGFIALNVLVSVVLVSLIVLFIMPFVMIAQYKK; encoded by the coding sequence ATGGCTCATCATAAAAAAATGCTCGGCCTGTTCTGGTTGATGCTGATTGTTGTCAGCAGTATAGGCGTGCTGACAACAGATAGCAGTCACCTATCAGTTCTCTGGACAGCCGAAGACACTTTTTTAAGACCTTTAGAGGTGTTATTTTTGAGCTCGGTTATTATCAGCCTATTTTTTGGCTGGCAGTCTGAGTCTGTAAAATCAGGATTGCTCAACCTTCTATTTTTGAATCTCGCTTATATCATAACGATTGGGTTGGCTAGTTGGTTTGATATTTATTGGGGCAGTCTGGAATTTTTAGCATTAATCATTGCGTCGACATTAGTTACCGCTAACTTTATTCATTTGTTAAGTACTTTACACAGGGAAATGGCGCGAGGGCTTTTTCAGTTTGACGCTGTTGCGGAGGCGGTAAAGCTCAATCATTCACCCATTTTTCTTTCTAATTTAACGACGGCACTGGGCGTTATTTGTATTGCTTGGTTTGAACCTGAGTTAGCCGAGATGGCTTGGGTCATTTCATTGGGGGTTTTGGTAAGTTATTTATTTAGTGTGACGCTGTTTCCTTGGTTACTACTTACTTTCTTTTTGGAGTTTCGTGTTGGTAATTCGCGTGATCGTCAAGGTTTTTACCAATGGATGAAAAAACTCGAAGCTCTGACACATTATCCAATTTTGCTACCTGCAATCAAAATTGCTTTAGCTTTGGGGTTTGCAGTCTTATTCATTTTATTTTTCAGCTGGATGGACAATCTTCATTTGTTACCGGCCGGTAGTTTAGCCGCATTAGGGACTTTTCTAGTCATAATGTGGGGAGGATTAGGAATGTGGTGGCAACAGTTTTCCTGGTCAACCGCCATTGTCTTAACAATCAGTTTGGTCGCTATTGTTACCAATATGATTATTGCAATAATGGTGATGAAATTCGATTTTCTACCGGCCGGTAATATTCCAGAATTTTTGCCAAATAAAGATTTATTTTGGTTATTAATGTGGATTGCGCCAATGGGCATCGTTGTAGATGATTTAATTCATTTTTTTTCCAGAATGAAGCGTGCAAAATCAACCGTTTTTGCTTCACCAAAAGAGTCTGTTCGCTTTGCGATGATTAGTGTTGGGCGGCCGATATTGGTTACCTCCATAACTTTAGTTATGGTTATGTTATTAATATTTTTTGTGAGTGAACCGATTTTAGGTTTTATTGCGCTAAATGTATTGGTTTCAGTTGTTTTAGTTTCTTTAATTGTGCTTTTTATCATGCCTTTTGTCATGATTGCTCAATACAAAAAATAG
- a CDS encoding CsiV family protein, with protein MILTHSKPTAKITSPTTVALVLVACLAGLFTTKASAEEKIQRYHIDMIIFEHLALKGWTEEYWPSIVDSAQIENVQDLTATGRSPLFIENANPMLDAEASRVAKNYRIITHQSWVQNALGAKESPKLFLEANQGSTSFYGTVKMYQSRFNHIEIDFNYERMIPNAVRSEFAQMQKIPLNDLPTHWPFHISAQRKMKSDELHYIDHPLFGVLLQIRKLD; from the coding sequence GTGATTTTGACGCACTCTAAACCAACAGCGAAAATAACCTCTCCTACAACCGTCGCTTTAGTTCTTGTCGCTTGTTTAGCAGGATTATTCACGACAAAGGCTTCTGCAGAAGAAAAAATCCAACGTTATCATATTGATATGATTATCTTTGAACATCTTGCATTAAAAGGTTGGACGGAAGAATATTGGCCAAGCATTGTTGATTCAGCTCAGATTGAAAATGTGCAGGATTTAACAGCAACCGGCCGGTCTCCTTTGTTTATCGAAAATGCAAACCCAATGTTAGATGCAGAAGCCTCAAGAGTAGCAAAAAATTACCGAATTATTACGCATCAAAGTTGGGTTCAAAATGCATTAGGAGCAAAAGAGTCTCCCAAACTTTTTTTAGAAGCAAACCAGGGTTCAACCAGTTTTTACGGAACCGTAAAAATGTATCAATCTCGTTTTAACCACATAGAAATTGATTTCAACTATGAGCGGATGATACCGAATGCAGTAAGATCTGAATTTGCTCAAATGCAAAAAATACCACTGAATGACCTACCAACTCATTGGCCATTTCATATAAGCGCCCAGCGTAAAATGAAATCCGATGAACTTCATTATATTGACCATCCTCTATTTGGGGTTTTACTGCAAATTCGTAAATTGGATTAA
- a CDS encoding FAD-dependent oxidoreductase: MHAISENVEPRIAILGAGLLGRLMAYHLKDHAKVFLYDKDQGDAKQSAAYLAAAMLAPLAESAESSIGVMRLGEYCLERWKEILADLPESVFFQQNGSLLLAFEQDRSSLQNLQNNLKARNFQKVDSQGIANLEPEINQRFQVGLFLPDEGQLDNRHLLKVLAKVLQNSKSVNWQTGVDAQIDGSNVSINGLKNSFDWILDCRGLGSKPDQADLRGVRGEVIRLRAPDVNLHRPVRLMHPRYPIYIAPKPNHEFVVGATQLESEDQRKATVRSTLELLSACFSVHSGFAEAEILSNESGLRPAYLDNEPQMRVSGNVISLNGLYRHGYLLSPVLVDMCVAHILDEMINPYFCEQMPHILKIDSGNMEVPA; this comes from the coding sequence ATGCACGCAATATCAGAAAACGTTGAGCCTAGAATAGCTATTCTAGGCGCAGGGCTTTTAGGTCGCTTGATGGCTTATCATCTAAAAGACCATGCAAAGGTGTTTTTATATGACAAAGATCAAGGTGATGCAAAACAAAGCGCGGCTTACCTAGCCGCAGCGATGTTGGCACCTTTGGCTGAATCGGCAGAAAGTAGCATTGGAGTCATGCGATTAGGTGAATATTGTCTGGAGCGTTGGAAAGAGATTTTGGCTGATTTACCTGAATCCGTCTTTTTTCAACAAAACGGCTCACTACTGCTTGCTTTTGAACAAGATCGATCCAGTTTGCAAAATCTGCAAAATAATCTCAAAGCTAGAAATTTTCAAAAGGTTGATTCTCAAGGCATTGCTAACTTAGAACCCGAGATAAACCAGAGATTTCAAGTTGGGTTGTTTTTGCCTGATGAAGGACAGCTGGATAATCGCCACTTACTTAAAGTCTTAGCAAAGGTTTTGCAAAATTCTAAATCAGTCAACTGGCAAACGGGTGTTGATGCACAAATTGATGGGAGTAACGTTTCTATCAACGGTTTAAAGAATTCATTTGATTGGATTTTAGATTGTCGCGGTCTTGGTTCCAAGCCTGATCAAGCTGATTTACGTGGTGTTCGAGGTGAAGTCATTCGCTTGAGAGCGCCAGATGTGAATTTACACCGGCCGGTAAGATTAATGCATCCACGTTATCCCATTTATATTGCACCTAAACCGAATCATGAATTTGTGGTTGGTGCGACGCAATTGGAAAGTGAGGATCAGCGCAAAGCAACCGTTCGTTCAACACTGGAGTTATTATCAGCGTGTTTTTCGGTTCACTCCGGTTTTGCTGAGGCAGAGATTTTATCTAATGAATCAGGACTCCGCCCAGCCTATTTGGATAATGAGCCTCAAATGCGCGTTTCCGGTAATGTCATCAGTTTAAATGGACTTTATCGCCACGGTTACTTACTGTCACCAGTTTTGGTGGACATGTGTGTGGCGCACATTTTGGATGAAATGATTAATCCATATTTTTGTGAACAGATGCCACATATTCTAAAAATTGATTCTGGGAATATGGAGGTGCCAGCGTGA
- the thiS gene encoding sulfur carrier protein ThiS has translation MKVLVNMQQIEVSEAGLLAQALHLFGATPPFAVMVNEEFIPKSQQEGFVLKEGDKVEVLGAIQGG, from the coding sequence GTGAAAGTCTTGGTGAATATGCAACAAATCGAGGTTTCAGAAGCAGGACTTTTGGCTCAAGCGTTGCATTTGTTTGGAGCAACACCTCCGTTTGCTGTCATGGTCAATGAGGAGTTCATCCCTAAATCTCAGCAAGAAGGTTTCGTGCTCAAAGAAGGTGATAAAGTCGAGGTGCTCGGTGCAATTCAAGGCGGTTAG
- a CDS encoding thiazole synthase, whose protein sequence is MRSKLDIYGTKLDSRMLIGSALYPSPKVMQDSIVASGAQVVTLSLSRQNPTQVGGQSGGENFWEIIKSLGLHLLPNTAGCHSVKEAVTMAKMSREIFGTDWIKLELVGDDFNLQPDPIDLVKATEILLSDGFKVLPYCTDDLVIARHLVELGCKVIMPWGSPIGTGKGLLNPYALRAIRERFPEVTMIVDSGIGLPSHAMQAMEMGVDAILLNTAVAHAQHPDIMAQAFKGSIEAGRLAYEAGAMVERESASASTPTLDSPFWHQA, encoded by the coding sequence ATGCGTTCAAAACTTGATATTTATGGCACAAAACTCGATAGTCGAATGCTAATTGGTAGTGCGCTTTACCCATCACCAAAAGTGATGCAGGATAGCATAGTGGCATCTGGCGCTCAGGTTGTAACTCTATCCCTCAGTCGTCAAAATCCGACACAAGTAGGTGGTCAATCGGGTGGGGAAAACTTTTGGGAAATTATAAAATCACTCGGTTTGCATCTTTTGCCAAATACTGCCGGTTGTCACTCAGTCAAAGAAGCGGTAACAATGGCCAAAATGAGTCGAGAGATTTTTGGAACTGACTGGATCAAGTTAGAGTTGGTGGGTGATGATTTTAATTTGCAACCTGACCCTATTGACTTGGTTAAAGCAACTGAAATTTTGCTCAGTGATGGGTTTAAGGTTCTGCCTTATTGCACCGATGACTTAGTCATTGCACGTCATTTAGTCGAGTTGGGTTGCAAGGTCATTATGCCTTGGGGTTCACCAATTGGAACAGGCAAAGGGTTGCTGAATCCTTATGCTCTTCGGGCGATTCGTGAGCGTTTCCCTGAGGTGACTATGATTGTCGATTCAGGCATTGGCTTACCATCGCATGCTATGCAAGCGATGGAAATGGGGGTTGATGCCATATTGCTGAATACAGCTGTGGCGCATGCTCAGCACCCTGATATTATGGCTCAAGCTTTTAAAGGTTCGATTGAAGCTGGGCGTTTGGCCTATGAAGCCGGTGCTATGGTTGAAAGAGAGTCTGCAAGCGCCAGTACGCCAACTTTGGATTCTCCTTTTTGGCATCAAGCATAG